In the genome of Pseudomonadota bacterium, the window TCTATTTGCAACTATTCATCACAAGATTTTCACCACAGAGTACACAGTGGTCACAGAGAAAAAACTTTCTTTAACATCCATCTGCCTGCTGGCAGCCAAGTGGCGAATTTAGTTCCATCGAAAGCTAAATTGCTATCGGGATTGTTACATTGAAGTATCACTCTAAAAGTATAAAGCGGCGTTTAATCTCTGTGTTCTCCGTGCTCTCAAGTGAGCATAGCGAACGGGTGGTGAAAAAAGTACTTGGATAGTTACTTCTATTTTTTCTTTTCAGCTGCGCTCTGTTCTTTTTTCCAGAGATTATAAGCATCAATAACCGGTTGGGAAATATCATAGGTTTTATCAGCGTAAAAAATACTGCTCTCCTGCTTACCCAGGATCATACTGTAGTTACCCTCATTACCGAACTTGACAATAACCTTTTCAAGCTCCTTGAGGATAGACTTGGTCAGCTCCTGGTAGGTTTTTTTCAGCTCCTTTTCAGAGTCAGAAACAAACAGCTTGAAATTTCTGACTTCTTTCTGATATTCACTTTCTTTATCAGCCCTGGCAGCAGCACTGAGCATCATCCCCTGGCGTTCGAGATCTGTCTTCTTCTGATTAAGCTGCATTTCCAGTTCTTTGATTTTTTTACCCAGATCAGCCCGCTTTTTTTCCAGGATTTCACGGGATTGTTTTCCTGCTTCAGACAAACCCATTACTTTCTGTAAATCTATATAGGCAATTTTCAGCCCCGACGCCTTTTGGGCAAAACTGAGCAAAGGACAGGCAAGCATGATAAACGCCGCCAACAGTAAAATTCCAAAGATTTTGTCATGTTTCATTGATAGACTCCTTTCAGAATAAAAGATTTATTTATACCTCAACTTTCTGACTTACATTGACATGAATACATTGCAGGATGTTCGGGCTTGCTTCAACCTATTAATAAAATGCCCCGACCGAAAAATCCCAGACCTTGCTTTTTTCATCATCTTCAGGACTTAAGTTATATCCCCATTCAACCCGCAATGGTCCCATGGGTGATTTCCAGCGGATACCAATTCCAACACTCTGGCGCAGATCAAAATCAATTG includes:
- a CDS encoding OmpH family outer membrane protein → MKHDKIFGILLLAAFIMLACPLLSFAQKASGLKIAYIDLQKVMGLSEAGKQSREILEKKRADLGKKIKELEMQLNQKKTDLERQGMMLSAAARADKESEYQKEVRNFKLFVSDSEKELKKTYQELTKSILKELEKVIVKFGNEGNYSMILGKQESSIFYADKTYDISQPVIDAYNLWKKEQSAAEKKK